The DNA sequence TAAAATCTCCTAGATTCAAAATGATCGGAAGCTTAAATCCGCTCAAAGCGCCATTTCCGGATGTACAGGCGGCATCCAGACAGGCGCCTGCCAGAAATCCGATATTGGAACTGACGCGTCCTCCCAGGTTGAGGCGAATGGACTGCGGAATGGATAGGAGACCGTCATTGGTACTGTCTGCGGGAACTTTGCCGGCTGCCGGAGCCGCGTTGGTTCCGTTCGTTCTTTGATAGTTTACGGATGCCGAAACCGATGCGTTTAAGACCATGGGGATTGAAAGATGGTTTTCACCTTCTATCGTCTGGGAATTCTCCCCGACCATAGTAAACCCCTGAGACTTGAAATCGCGGCCATATTTGTTTAATACAGGATAGTGTTGAAAATGGCAGGTTTTACATTCCAGATTGGTCTGTCGGGCAAATGCCGGAATCGCATTTGCTTCCTCTGGCCAAAGCGGGACCGTGATTAAGAGCGCCAATGAAAGAAAGACCCATTTTATCATAGTAACCATAAAACCCTTTCTTAAATAAGAAAATCGCCTAGTTAAATTAAATGTAAACAATTTTTCTGATTTGTCAAATGACCAACCTTAGAAAAAGTGGCCGAACAGACTAATTATCCGCATAATAACCAAAGATTCTTCCCTCATCGAATGTAATCTGGTCGAATTCACCGTCGGGCCCAATGGGTAAATTCGGGATATGACATTCCTCTTCGGTTTCAGAGACGACTCCTCCTTCCCTAATGACCGTGATTTCTACCCATTCGTCATCAAATAACTCGAATATTCTCATCCTGACCATTTCTGACCCCCTGAATTGGGGGAAACCCAAATTTTGCCCTCAATGTTAGATCCTGAATATGTAGAAAACCTGGCGCAGAATAGCATATTTAAAGGTACATTTCTACAGAGTAACGATGAATGACATTTTGCCGTAACACCTTAATTTTTAAGCAAAATCCACCTTCTGGCTCGACTTGACAGAAATCAAATTCCTGCTACCTTTTAAGATAAGCAGAACGGAATCTAGAAAAGAGTAAACCAATCGAAAGATTGGGGCACAAAGCTTCAAGGCTTCCCTCCCCGGAAAAGGAGAGGATGCCAGTTGGGCTGCCTAGATCATCGACCCATGACATTTTCCAATCAATGGATCAGGCGGCCCATCTCCTAGGTTTCAGGAAATGGGTTTTTTTTTGGCATTCATTAACGAGATGAGTTTATTAATCAAAGGAGATTGAATATGAAGATTGAACAGAATCGATGGAAGCCGGATAAGGGCTGGCAATCAGGAGAACCTGGAACGCTGGGAAATTCAGCCCACATGGTCTTAGTCTTTGGGTCAAGAATGGCATTAAGAAACCGGGATCTCGTCGAAAAAATCCAGAAATCTTATCCCAGGGCCCAGATACTCGGCTGTTCCACAGCAGGAGAAATTTGTGGTACGGAAGTCTCAGATGACTCTTTGGTTATGACCGCTGTTCGATTCGACCACACCGAGATAAGAGGGGCAAAAGTAAATATTGACGGAAGTGGAAACAGTTTTCAATACGGGGAAAGACTTGCCCAGTCTCTCCAAAAAAAGGGATTGAGACACGTATTTGTCATTTCGGAAGGATTGAATATCAGTGGAAGCGAACTTGTGGACGGCTTGTCAAAACATCTGCCTCCCCATGTCACCGTGACCGGCGGACTTTCGGGAGACGGTGCGCTTTTCAAAGAAACGATTGTCCTCTGGAATGATTCTCCAAAACAAGATGTTGTCGCCGTCCTGGGCTTTTATGGCGACCGATTAAAGGTGGGGTACGGAGCGATGGGAGGATGGGATCCATTTGGTCCTGAGAGGCTTATCACCCGGTCGAAAGGGAATGTTTTATATGAAATCGATGGAAAATCAGCTCTCGATCTTTATAAGAATTATCTTGGAGAACATGCCAAGGGACTTCCGGGAACGGCACTCCATTTTCCGTTGAGTCTTCGAAAAACGGAAGGGAGCAACAGTGTCGTCAGAACGATTTTGTCCGTCGACGAACAGGACAGGAGCATGATCTTTGCGGGTGATGTCCCACAGGGAGTCAATGCACGGCTCATGCGAGCAAATTTCGAACGGCTGATCGATGGTTCGGCCGATGCCGCAAGAACCAGTTACGAAGCGATGGGGGCATCGGTTCCTGAATTGGCACTTCTCATCAGTTGTGTCGGTCGAAAACTGGTACTCAAGCAGAGAACTGAAGAAGAGGTGGAAGGGGTGCGGGAAGTAATGGGTGATCAGACCGTACTGGCCGGGTTCTATTCCTACGGTGGCATTTCGCCTTTTGCACCGGAGACAAAATGTGAATTTCATAACCAATCGATGACCATCACAACTTTTTCAGAAAATTAATGATGGAAAATGTACATAGTCTACTCAGGCGACAGTTAAAGAGGTATTTTCGCGGGACCTCGTCTGTACCCCAGGAACTATCGCAATTTACGCAGGCGATTAATGAAGCCTATAAACAGTTTGACGAAGACCGGATTCTGTTTGAGCGATCGCTTGAAATCAGTTCGAGAGAGCTGTTTCAAGTTAATTCCTATCTGCAAGGGATTATTACCAGCAGCGTCGATGGCATATTTGCATTCGACCAAAAATTTCACATTACCGTATGGAATCCAGGCATGGCCACGATTACCGGCATGAGTACGGTTGAAGCGCTCGGTCAATATGCCCCCGATCTGCTCCCTTTTTTCAAAGACTCCATCGGGCTGGATTTCTTTCTGGTTCGCGAGAGAAATCGAAACGTCATCCCGAACGACAAACAGTATATTCTTTCGAAGTCGGGAGAAAAAATATTTATTGAAAGCCGGCATTCTTTTCTAAAAAACCAGTCCGGCGATGTTCTGGGCGGAATTTCAATCATCAGGGATGTCACCGATCGGCGCCACTCCGAAGAGGAACAAAAACAGACTCTTTCTTTGCTGAATGCCACGCTGGAATCGACAACTGACGGGATCTTGGTGGTCGATAAAGAAGGGAAAAAAATATTAAAATATAATGAACAGTTTTTGAAATTGTGGAATATTCCGGAGTGCGTCCTTCAAAAAATTCGAGAAACTTTCGACGACCGGCCGTTATTGGCCCATGTCTCGTCCCAGATTAAAGATCCCGTCTCATTCTTCAAAAAAGTCATGGATTTATACAGCCATCCGGAAGAAGAGAGTTTTGATACCCTGGAATTGGCTGATGGAAGAATCTTCGAACGATATTCAAAACCTCAAAGGGTCGGAGAAAAGAATATCGGACGGGTCTGGAGTTTTCGAGACGTAACCCGGAGGAGAAAAGATGAAGAAAGACTCAATTATCTCGCAAACTTTGACTCCTTGACGGCCCTTCCTAACCGGACACTGTTTCATGACCGGCTTGGGCAGGCGATTTCAAGGGCTTCATGGAACAAACGTGCAGTGGCCGTTCTCTTTCTTGATCTGGACCGATTTAAAAACATCAACGACACCTTTGGGCACACTTTCGGTGACCTGTTGTTGAAAGCCGTGGCGGAACGATTGCGAAAATGCATCCGGGATGGCGACACCGTGGCCCGATTGGGAGGAGACGAATTTGTGATCATTCTTGATGATCTTGCCACGCCGAATCACACCCTTTTTATCGCCGAGAAAATTCTCTCCGGCCTGTCAAAACCCTTTGTCTTACAGGACCGGGAACTCTACATTACCACAAGTATCGGAATTGCGATTTATCCGAATGACGGCGATCATTACGAAATGTTGATTCGAAATGCCGATACTGCCATGTACCGGGCCAAAGAGCAGGGTAAAAACAACTACCAGATCTATTCTCCTGAACTCAATGAAAAAGTCTCCGAACGACTGGCTCTTGAAAATAGTCTTCGCCATGCAATGGAAAGGGATGAGTTTCTGCTTTATTATCAACCTAAAATAGACCTGATTTCCGGAAAGATTATCGGTGTTGAGGCGCTCATCCGCTGGTTAAGTCCGGTGAATAAACAAATTGTACTGCCCGGGGAATTTATCTCGCTTGCGGAGGAGATAGGGTTAATCTTGCCGATGGGAGAGTGGGTCTTACAGGCGGCTTGTGCTCAGAACAAGGCCTGGCAAATGACTGGACTCACTCCGATCGGCATGGCCATAAATATTTCAGCAACGCAGTTTCAACAACAGAATCTTTCGGAAATGATTTCCAATACCCTGAAGGAGAGCGGATTGGATCCAAAATATCTCGAACTTGAAATTACCGAAAGTACGATTATGAAAAGCGCGGAAAACGCTGAAATGACACTGAAGAGACTTGACGAATTGGGAATCGATATCTCAATCGACGATTTCGGAACCGGTTATTCCTCGCTCGGTTATCTGAAGCGATTCCCTGTTTCGACTCTAAAAATAGATCGAACTTTTGTTCGGGATATTTCTACCAATTCCGATGATAAAAGATTGGTCGGAGCCATTATCACCCTTGCTCACAGTCTAAAGTTAAAAGTCGTGGCTGAAGGGGTGGAAACAAGAGAACAACTCCATTATTTGCAATCTGTAGGTTGTGATCAAATCCAGGGCTTTCTCTTCAGCAAACCACTCTCCGGGAAAGAAATGACCCAGCTGCTCATTCAGAACAGACCTTTGAGATAAATTCCATTTTATCGCCGATTTTCCCCATTTTTTGGTATAATAAATCATTTTTTATATTAATGATAATGATCCAGGCATATTTTTATTGTCTCGGTTATTTCAACAGGATGTGAATGGATCCATATCAAAATAAGCTCTGATGTAATAGGGTTTGTCAATTTCGCAAATTAAAAGGGAAAGAGCCAAAATGTCTCCCCGTTCAAAAGGGCTCAAAAAGGATAAGAAAATTCGAAAATTCAAAGAACGTAAAGATGACGAACGGCTTCGTCAGATTTTTCGTATCTCGGGAATCGGAATATTTGATCACGATCATCTGAGCGACTCATTCCACTTTTCTGAGGAACTTCGGGCGATTTTCGGTTGGGACACCCAAGAAAAAGCGACGCTGGAAAAGATGATGGATCAGATTCATCCCTCAGACCGAAAACGGGTGGCAGCGGCGGTAAAAAGAGCAGAGGATCCGTCAGGCGATGGAAAATTGGAACTCGATCACCGGATCTTGATAGATAAAAGGGTCGTCCGTTGGATAACGAGGCGTTCACAAACGTCTTTTAAAGAAAAGAGGGGCACTCGTTTTCCTGCTCGAACCGTGGGCGCTTTTCTGGATGTCACCGAACGGAAAAGAATGGAGGAGGAATTATTAAAGATTCAAAAGCTTGAATCGCTGGAGGTGATGGCAGGAGGCATTGCTCATGATTTTAATAATGTCTTAACGGGTATTATGGGCAATCTTTCGTTAGCCCTCTCGTGGGGTTCTCTGAATGACGAGACTCTTACCCGGTTAAAATCGGCTGAAAAAGCCTCTCTCCGGGCCAAAGAGCTGGCTAACCAGCTTTTGAGTTTTTCTAAAGGAGATCCTCCCTCTAAGAAACCGACTTCAATGAGAGAAATGTTGGAGAATTCCGTTCGTTTTGCGCTAACAGGAACCCGGATCGTCACCCGGTTTTCTATTGATAAGAATCTCTGGACAGTCGAAATCGACGATGGACAGATCCACCAGGTCATTCAGAACCTGGTCATAAATGCCTTGCAGGCAATGCCGCAAGGGGGAACCCTTCAGGTTTCGGGAAAAAACATCCAGGTCATGAAAGATCGGGACGAAACGAAAGCTTTAAAGGAAGGGAAATATGTCAGAATATCTTTTAAAGATTCCGGAATAGGCATCAAGAAGAGTCATCTTTCAAAAATATTTGATCCTTATTTCACAACCAAACTCAAAGGAAGCGGTCTGGGTCTCTGGATATCTTATTCAGTGATCAGGAGACATACAGGTTTAATTACAGTCGAGTCAAGTCCAGGAAAGGGAACCACCTTTCACATTTATCTCCCTGCGTCGACCAAAAAGCCATTGGCAAAAAAGGAGATTGAAGAGCTCAAGAAAGGGAAGGGAAGAATCCTTGTTATTGATGATGAAGAGAGCGTTCTCGACGTTGCGGGAGAGATGATTCGAAACCTCAAATACAGCGCGGATAGGGCCATAACCGGAACGGAAGGACTACAGAAGTATGTAGAAGCACGGGAGGGGGGAGAACCGTTTGACCTGGTCATGACTGACCTGACGCTTCCCGGGGGGCTATCAGGCCTTGAAATACTTAAGCAATTAAAGGGGCTGAATCCGAATGTCAAAGTAATCGTATCAAGCGGTTACTCGAATGACCCGGTGATAGAAGGTTTTCAGCAGTTCGGATTCGACGGTTATATTGCCAAACCCTACCGGA is a window from the Nitrospirota bacterium genome containing:
- a CDS encoding FIST C-terminal domain-containing protein, which produces MKIEQNRWKPDKGWQSGEPGTLGNSAHMVLVFGSRMALRNRDLVEKIQKSYPRAQILGCSTAGEICGTEVSDDSLVMTAVRFDHTEIRGAKVNIDGSGNSFQYGERLAQSLQKKGLRHVFVISEGLNISGSELVDGLSKHLPPHVTVTGGLSGDGALFKETIVLWNDSPKQDVVAVLGFYGDRLKVGYGAMGGWDPFGPERLITRSKGNVLYEIDGKSALDLYKNYLGEHAKGLPGTALHFPLSLRKTEGSNSVVRTILSVDEQDRSMIFAGDVPQGVNARLMRANFERLIDGSADAARTSYEAMGASVPELALLISCVGRKLVLKQRTEEEVEGVREVMGDQTVLAGFYSYGGISPFAPETKCEFHNQSMTITTFSEN
- a CDS encoding EAL domain-containing protein, with amino-acid sequence MENVHSLLRRQLKRYFRGTSSVPQELSQFTQAINEAYKQFDEDRILFERSLEISSRELFQVNSYLQGIITSSVDGIFAFDQKFHITVWNPGMATITGMSTVEALGQYAPDLLPFFKDSIGLDFFLVRERNRNVIPNDKQYILSKSGEKIFIESRHSFLKNQSGDVLGGISIIRDVTDRRHSEEEQKQTLSLLNATLESTTDGILVVDKEGKKILKYNEQFLKLWNIPECVLQKIRETFDDRPLLAHVSSQIKDPVSFFKKVMDLYSHPEEESFDTLELADGRIFERYSKPQRVGEKNIGRVWSFRDVTRRRKDEERLNYLANFDSLTALPNRTLFHDRLGQAISRASWNKRAVAVLFLDLDRFKNINDTFGHTFGDLLLKAVAERLRKCIRDGDTVARLGGDEFVIILDDLATPNHTLFIAEKILSGLSKPFVLQDRELYITTSIGIAIYPNDGDHYEMLIRNADTAMYRAKEQGKNNYQIYSPELNEKVSERLALENSLRHAMERDEFLLYYQPKIDLISGKIIGVEALIRWLSPVNKQIVLPGEFISLAEEIGLILPMGEWVLQAACAQNKAWQMTGLTPIGMAINISATQFQQQNLSEMISNTLKESGLDPKYLELEITESTIMKSAENAEMTLKRLDELGIDISIDDFGTGYSSLGYLKRFPVSTLKIDRTFVRDISTNSDDKRLVGAIITLAHSLKLKVVAEGVETREQLHYLQSVGCDQIQGFLFSKPLSGKEMTQLLIQNRPLR
- a CDS encoding response regulator, translated to MSPRSKGLKKDKKIRKFKERKDDERLRQIFRISGIGIFDHDHLSDSFHFSEELRAIFGWDTQEKATLEKMMDQIHPSDRKRVAAAVKRAEDPSGDGKLELDHRILIDKRVVRWITRRSQTSFKEKRGTRFPARTVGAFLDVTERKRMEEELLKIQKLESLEVMAGGIAHDFNNVLTGIMGNLSLALSWGSLNDETLTRLKSAEKASLRAKELANQLLSFSKGDPPSKKPTSMREMLENSVRFALTGTRIVTRFSIDKNLWTVEIDDGQIHQVIQNLVINALQAMPQGGTLQVSGKNIQVMKDRDETKALKEGKYVRISFKDSGIGIKKSHLSKIFDPYFTTKLKGSGLGLWISYSVIRRHTGLITVESSPGKGTTFHIYLPASTKKPLAKKEIEELKKGKGRILVIDDEESVLDVAGEMIRNLKYSADRAITGTEGLQKYVEAREGGEPFDLVMTDLTLPGGLSGLEILKQLKGLNPNVKVIVSSGYSNDPVIEGFQQFGFDGYIAKPYRIYELSRTLDLVLNSELPNPLI